A genome region from Cucumis sativus cultivar 9930 chromosome 4, Cucumber_9930_V3, whole genome shotgun sequence includes the following:
- the LOC101218022 gene encoding ervatamin-B: MTMMKFLIVFVVLIAFASHLCEGFDLERKDFESEKSLMQLYKRWSSHHRISRNAHEMHKRFKIFQDNAKRVFKVNHMGKSLKLRLNQFADLSDDEFSMMYGSNITHYNNLHAKAGGRVGGFMYERAMNIPFSIDWREKGAVNAIKNQGLCGSCWAFAAVAAVESIHQIKTNELVSLSEQEVVDCDYKVGGCRGGDYNSAFEFIMQNGGITIEENYPYFAGNGYCRRRGPNSERVTIDGYERVPQNNEYALMKAVAHQPVAVSVASSGSDFRFYGEGMLREGSFCGYRIDHTVVVVGYGSDEEGDYWIIRNQYGTQWGMNGYMKMQRGTRNPQGVCGMAMQPSFPVKY; the protein is encoded by the exons ATGACTATGATGaaatttcttattgttttcGTTGTTTTGATTGCTTTCGCTTCTCACCTATGTGAGGGCTTTGATTTAGAGAGAAAAGATTTCGAATCTGAAAAAAGTCTAATGCAACTCTATAAGAGATGGAGTAGCCACCATAGAATCTCAAGGAATGCACATGAGATGCACAAACGTTTCAAGATCTTCCAAGATAATGCAAAACGTGTGTTCAAAGTGAACCACATGggaaaatcattaaaattgcGACTTAACCAGTTTGCTGATTTGTCTGATGATGAGTTTAGTATGATGTACGGTTCCAACATTACTCACTACAACAACTTACATGCCAAGGCTGGTGGTCGTGTTGGTGGATTTATGTATGAACGAGCAATGAATATTCCATTTTCAATCGACTGGAGGGAAAAAGGAGCTGTGAATGCCATAAAAAACCAAGGCCTATGtg GAAGTTGTTGGGCATTTGCAGCTGTGGCCGCTGTGGAATCTATTcaccaaataaaaacaaatgagtTAGTATCTCTATCAGAGCAAGAAGTGGTGGATTGTGATTATAAAGTCGGTGGTTGTCGTGGAGGAGATTATAACTCTGCATTTGAGTTCATAATGCAAAATGGTGGAATCACAATTGAGGAAAACTATCCATATTTTGCAGGAAACGGATATTGTCGTAGACGAGGA CCTAACAGCGAGAGAGTAACAATTGATGGATATGAGCGTGTACCTCAAAACAACGAGTATGCTTTGATGAAGGCAGTGGCACACCAACCGGTAGCAGTGTCGGTAGCTTCAAGTGGAagtgattttagattttatggGGAG GGAATGCTTAGAGAAGGTAGCTTTTGCGGATATAGAATTGACCACACGGTAGTGGTAGTTGGGTATGGAAGTGATGAAGAGGGAGATTATTGGATAATAAGAAACCAATATGGAACTCAATGGGGAATGAATGGTTATATGAAGATGCAACGAGGAACACGAAACCCACAAGGTGTATGTGGAATGGCAATGCAACCTTCCTTTCCCGTCAAgtattga